A genomic stretch from Solanum stenotomum isolate F172 chromosome 8, ASM1918654v1, whole genome shotgun sequence includes:
- the LOC125872128 gene encoding GDSL esterase/lipase 2-like: MALISSFCIFVLVAHFATPVVCHKRSHQAALFVFGDSIFDPGNNNYINTIASFQANYLPYGESFFKYPTGRTSNGRLIPDFIAEYANLPLIPPYFQIGKKHFIHGVNFASAGSGCLAETAHGFVIDLQTQLKYFKNVAKLLKKKVGRRKTKQILSNAIYIFSTANNDIFASLSANSTFPYSDREYQHMIMGNLTSVWKGIYKEGGRKFVMLNLGPLGCLPSVRLLNLQIGVANGSCMEKATNKAKMFNSALPKILKKLEKQLPGFKYTIFNFFKVFADSIHNPTKYGFKISKTACCGTGPFRGILSCGGKRQVKEYELCNNVKDYLFFDSSHPSEQAYQKYSELLWNGTPDVVAPYNLKSFFELST; encoded by the exons ATGGCTTTGATCTCAAGCTTCTGCATCTTTGTTTTGGTTGCACATTTTGCCACCCCAGTTGTGTGCCATAAAAGATCTCATCAAGCTGCCCTTTTCGTGTTCGGTGATTCAATTTTTGATCCTGGAAATAATAATTACATCAACACCATTGCTAGCTTCCAAGCAAACTATTTGCCGTATGGAGAATCATTCTTCAAGTACCCTACTGGCAGGACCTCCAATGGACGCCTCATTCCTGATTTTATCG CTGAATATGCTAATTTGCCATTAATTCCGCCGTATTTTCAAATTGGGAAGAAACATTTCATTCATGGAGTGAATTTTGCTTCAGCCGGTTCTGGTTGTTTGGCTGAAACCGCACATGGCTTT GTTATAGATCTTCAAACACagttgaaatatttcaaaaacgTCGCAAAACtgttgaagaagaaagtggGGAGAAGAAAGACCAAACAGATCCTCTCAAAtgctatatatatttttagcacTGCCAATAATGATATATTTGCCTCTTTATCAGCAAATTCGACTTTTCCATATTCTGATAGAGAATATCAACATATGATTATGGGGAATTTGACTTCTGTATGGAAG GGGATTTACAAGGAAGGAGGAAGAAAGTTTGTGATGCTTAATTTGGGTCCATTAGGTTGTCTCCCTTCTGTTAGGCTTCTCAACCTTCAAATTGGAGTTGCAAATGGAAGTTGCATGGAGAAGGCCACCAACAAGGCGAAAATGTTTAATTCAGCTCTCCCAAAAATACTCAAAAAACTAGAGAAGCAATTGCCTGGATTTAAGTATACAATATTCAACTTCTTCAAAGTATTTGCAGATAGCATTCATAATCCAACAAAATATG GTTTTAAGATATCAAAGACGGCTTGTTGTGGAACAGGTCCGTTTCGAGGGATTCTTAGTTGTGGAGGGAAGAGGCAGGTAAAAGAGTACGAGTTATGTAACAATGTGAAAGATTACTTGTTTTTTGACTCCTCTCATCCCTCTGAGCAAGCCTACCAAAAATACTCGGAATTACTGTGGAATGGAACTCCAGATGTTGTAGCACCTTACAACCTAAAGTCCTTTTTTGAACTTTCAACATAG